A DNA window from Haloactinospora alba contains the following coding sequences:
- a CDS encoding Rossmann-like and DUF2520 domain-containing protein, translating to MEKPAATQQRPARLTVGVVGPGRVGSVLGAALERAGHSVVAATAVSETSRARVAHRLPAARVGEAADVVGAADLVLLTVPDDALEPLVRGLVETGTGVEGKLLVHTSGRYGYGALAAATNAGALPMALHPVMTFTGRDEDTERLASCSFGVTAPDTLRPIAEALVVEMGADPVWITEEHRTLYHAALAGGANHLVTLVSESASLLSAAGVDDPGRMLGPLLSASLDNALRLGMDGLSGPILRGDAETVASHITELRAHSPESAASYVAMARLTADRALAAGLLKPHDAERLLDVLQA from the coding sequence ATGGAGAAACCAGCAGCCACACAGCAGCGACCGGCCCGCCTCACCGTCGGAGTGGTCGGCCCCGGACGGGTCGGATCGGTCCTCGGTGCCGCCCTGGAACGCGCCGGCCACAGCGTGGTCGCGGCCACGGCCGTGTCCGAGACATCCCGCGCCCGTGTCGCGCACCGCCTCCCCGCCGCCCGGGTGGGAGAGGCCGCCGACGTAGTGGGCGCAGCCGACCTGGTGCTGCTCACCGTCCCCGACGACGCCCTCGAACCACTGGTGCGCGGCCTGGTGGAAACCGGCACCGGAGTGGAAGGGAAACTCCTCGTCCACACCAGCGGCCGCTACGGGTACGGCGCCCTCGCCGCCGCCACCAACGCCGGGGCGCTCCCGATGGCGCTGCACCCCGTGATGACATTCACCGGCCGAGACGAGGACACGGAGCGGCTCGCGAGCTGCTCCTTCGGCGTCACCGCCCCGGACACCCTGCGCCCCATCGCCGAGGCCCTCGTGGTGGAAATGGGCGCCGACCCGGTATGGATCACCGAGGAGCACCGCACCCTCTACCACGCCGCCCTCGCCGGCGGTGCCAACCACCTGGTGACCCTGGTGTCGGAAAGTGCGTCCCTGCTGTCCGCAGCCGGAGTGGACGACCCCGGACGCATGCTCGGCCCGCTGTTGAGCGCCTCCCTGGATAACGCGCTGCGGTTGGGCATGGACGGCCTCAGCGGCCCCATCCTGCGCGGCGACGCCGAAACGGTCGCCAGCCACATCACCGAGCTACGCGCCCACTCCCCCGAAAGCGCCGCGAGCTACGTCGCCATGGCCCGGCTCACCGCCGACCGGGCACTCGCCGCCGGGCTGCTGAAACCCCACGACGCGGAACGCCTGCTGGACGTCCTCCAAGCCTGA
- a CDS encoding chaplin family protein produces MLKKTIAAAAVAAAAGGVLLTGTPAFAHGYGGDEVSTSGNGSILGGNQLVADANVPINVCGNSIAVLGVSGASCQDSGAAVHD; encoded by the coding sequence GTGCTGAAGAAGACTATCGCCGCCGCTGCCGTCGCCGCCGCCGCGGGTGGTGTGCTCCTCACCGGCACCCCCGCCTTCGCCCACGGCTACGGCGGGGACGAGGTCTCGACGTCCGGCAACGGCAGCATCCTCGGCGGGAACCAGCTGGTCGCCGACGCCAACGTCCCGATCAACGTCTGCGGGAACTCCATCGCGGTCCTCGGCGTCTCCGGCGCCAGCTGCCAGGACTCCGGCGCGGCGGTGCACGACTAG
- a CDS encoding PH domain-containing protein → MTGTNGDQTPPQPPGRPGDDGTLPPEPGNGRAWFDDALGNDDAVGNGASAPQEHQDGELPPLREVTAPTDTNAAEQVAPPSAEEWRGSAVDPEGAAGDIQPHPWPVTPLWSHTLADWEPPTRDRRPSVGAEESTAWGDAPTSPELSQQRSGEHGVPRMVPPAGHAPVEGQGGTGAPGEEWSATPEADDTDGWHPPQERVSFLPPAASEPAAEEEPSAAPPPSPQPAVDVTRGVHRLHWVTVPVRALMAIVVFLAIPGTVLVRFSLSWTLLLALVVALGAVGYGLVSWWRATFEVRGDHLLIDSGLLLRTSREIPLSRLQAVDVVRPLLAQVLGLAELRIELAGGDAGEARLRYLSRGAAERLRASLLAHAAGLSGTAAEAPERPFYRLPFLLLLGGLVFRLPVLGAAVLLCLLLVIGAAFGEAGVLGGAVPLLLGLLRGFVGPLLRYTDFYASLSPDGVRLRYGIFQARKQTVPPGRVQAVRLVEPILWRSLGIVRVEANVAGYVGERQMDSSTLLPVVPRRLAFALVDELFPGADAARVALRPAQWNPSGISALGLDGDLFVARHGFLCHTLDIVPHARVQSVRLVARLWDRFRGVATVQADVPPGPIQARASGRRPWGARHAVERVVERGHAARMASAGPERWATRSSGPEPSE, encoded by the coding sequence GTGACAGGAACCAACGGGGACCAGACCCCGCCCCAACCGCCGGGCCGGCCGGGAGACGACGGCACACTCCCTCCGGAGCCCGGAAACGGCCGCGCCTGGTTCGACGACGCGCTCGGCAACGATGACGCCGTCGGCAACGGCGCCAGTGCCCCGCAGGAGCACCAGGACGGGGAGCTTCCGCCGTTGCGCGAGGTGACGGCTCCCACTGACACGAACGCCGCGGAACAGGTGGCCCCACCGTCGGCCGAGGAGTGGCGTGGTTCCGCTGTCGACCCGGAGGGGGCCGCGGGAGACATCCAGCCGCACCCGTGGCCGGTCACCCCGCTCTGGTCCCACACCCTCGCCGATTGGGAGCCGCCGACGCGCGACCGTAGGCCTTCCGTCGGCGCGGAGGAGTCCACAGCTTGGGGGGACGCCCCCACCAGTCCCGAGCTCTCCCAACAGCGGAGTGGGGAACACGGGGTTCCGCGTATGGTCCCTCCGGCGGGACACGCCCCGGTGGAGGGGCAGGGCGGCACCGGCGCACCAGGGGAAGAGTGGTCCGCCACGCCGGAGGCGGATGACACCGACGGGTGGCACCCCCCGCAGGAGCGGGTGAGCTTCCTCCCACCGGCCGCTTCGGAACCCGCCGCGGAGGAGGAGCCCTCCGCGGCACCCCCACCGTCGCCGCAGCCGGCTGTGGACGTGACGCGTGGTGTCCACCGGCTGCACTGGGTCACCGTCCCGGTTCGGGCGCTCATGGCGATCGTGGTCTTCCTCGCGATCCCGGGCACGGTACTGGTGCGGTTCAGCCTGTCCTGGACGCTGCTGCTCGCGCTGGTGGTGGCTCTGGGGGCGGTCGGCTACGGCCTGGTGTCCTGGTGGCGTGCCACGTTCGAGGTGCGTGGTGACCACCTGCTCATCGACTCGGGGCTGTTACTCCGAACCTCCCGGGAGATCCCACTGAGCCGCCTGCAGGCGGTTGACGTGGTGCGTCCGCTCTTGGCCCAGGTGCTGGGGCTGGCCGAGCTCCGGATCGAACTCGCCGGTGGCGACGCCGGCGAGGCGCGGCTGCGGTACCTGTCCCGGGGCGCGGCCGAACGGTTGCGGGCGTCGCTGTTGGCGCACGCGGCCGGACTGTCCGGAACGGCCGCCGAGGCGCCGGAACGCCCGTTCTACCGGTTGCCGTTCCTGCTCCTGCTCGGCGGGCTGGTGTTCCGGCTGCCGGTGTTGGGGGCAGCGGTCCTGCTGTGCCTGCTTCTGGTTATAGGTGCCGCGTTCGGAGAGGCGGGTGTGCTGGGTGGGGCGGTTCCGCTGCTGCTCGGGCTGCTGCGCGGGTTCGTCGGGCCGCTGCTGCGCTACACGGACTTCTACGCGTCGCTGTCCCCGGACGGGGTGAGGCTGCGCTACGGGATCTTCCAGGCCCGCAAGCAGACGGTCCCACCGGGCCGGGTGCAGGCGGTGCGGCTGGTGGAACCGATCCTGTGGCGGTCCCTGGGAATTGTCCGGGTGGAGGCCAACGTCGCGGGATACGTGGGCGAACGCCAGATGGACTCCTCGACCCTGCTGCCCGTGGTTCCCCGGCGTTTGGCGTTCGCTCTGGTGGACGAGCTGTTCCCGGGCGCGGACGCGGCGCGGGTGGCGCTGCGTCCCGCCCAGTGGAACCCGTCCGGAATCAGCGCCCTGGGGCTGGACGGTGATCTGTTCGTCGCCCGGCACGGTTTCCTCTGCCACACGCTCGACATCGTGCCCCACGCGCGGGTGCAGAGCGTGCGGCTGGTGGCCAGGCTGTGGGACCGCTTCCGGGGTGTGGCCACGGTGCAGGCCGACGTTCCTCCCGGTCCGATCCAGGCTCGCGCGAGTGGGAGGCGGCCGTGGGGCGCGCGGCACGCCGTGGAGCGTGTGGTGGAACGCGGGCACGCCGCCCGGATGGCGTCGGCGGGTCCGGAACGCTGGGCCACGCGCAGTTCCGGACCCGAACCCTCGGAGTGA
- a CDS encoding PH domain-containing protein — protein sequence MDSAASDPQPRIVEPDGEGEAGTAAESGAAVPAPSGDNLPPEDARPEAPGAADPAAAMEEAFAAPEGEEWNRLSGTLVWYHRALLLAVSVPAALLGAAAVWAWAGWFAAACWCVLAAAAGGTGWFAAAANQRSWGYAEGRTGFYLTYGLVLRQLVAVPYGRMQVVDITSNLLEQAMGIATVRIRTAATTADTRVPGLPPGEAVALRNRLAERSETFSTGL from the coding sequence GTGGATTCTGCCGCATCTGATCCGCAACCGCGGATCGTCGAGCCCGACGGCGAGGGGGAAGCGGGCACTGCCGCCGAGTCGGGGGCAGCCGTCCCGGCCCCCTCGGGTGACAACCTCCCGCCGGAGGACGCGCGACCGGAGGCCCCGGGGGCCGCCGACCCGGCCGCCGCGATGGAAGAGGCGTTCGCCGCTCCGGAAGGGGAGGAGTGGAACCGGCTCTCCGGAACACTGGTCTGGTACCACCGGGCGCTGCTGCTCGCGGTTTCGGTACCGGCGGCGCTGCTCGGCGCGGCCGCTGTGTGGGCGTGGGCGGGCTGGTTCGCCGCGGCCTGCTGGTGCGTGCTGGCGGCGGCCGCCGGTGGGACGGGCTGGTTCGCCGCGGCCGCGAACCAGCGCTCGTGGGGGTACGCCGAGGGCCGGACCGGTTTCTACCTGACCTACGGTCTCGTCCTGCGCCAACTCGTCGCGGTGCCCTACGGCCGGATGCAGGTGGTGGACATCACCTCCAACCTGCTGGAACAGGCCATGGGGATCGCGACGGTGCGGATACGGACGGCAGCCACCACCGCCGACACACGTGTTCCTGGACTGCCCCCGGGGGAGGCCGTAGCGCTGCGGAACCGGTTGGCGGAACGCAGTGAAACCTTTTCCACGGGGTTGTGA
- a CDS encoding plasmid stabilization protein, whose amino-acid sequence MPQQAWGPERERQYEHIKRQAEERGSSTERAEELAARTVNKERAQQGEAEQRSKTATEDISPQRRGGLRSGNRAGPQGRTKQQLYDDARRAGVRGRSTMTKAQLENALGEKA is encoded by the coding sequence ATGCCACAGCAGGCGTGGGGTCCGGAACGGGAACGCCAGTACGAGCACATCAAACGCCAAGCCGAGGAGCGGGGCTCCAGTACCGAACGCGCTGAGGAACTCGCCGCACGCACTGTGAACAAGGAACGCGCGCAACAGGGGGAGGCCGAGCAGCGCAGTAAGACCGCCACCGAGGACATATCGCCGCAGCGCCGGGGCGGGCTGCGGTCCGGGAACCGGGCAGGGCCCCAAGGCCGGACCAAACAGCAGCTTTACGACGACGCGCGCCGGGCCGGCGTCCGCGGCCGGTCGACGATGACCAAGGCCCAGCTCGAGAACGCCCTTGGTGAGAAAGCATGA
- a CDS encoding CBS domain-containing protein, whose amino-acid sequence MTAVRELMTRDPACVETDQTLQEAAEIMSRLGVGALPICGPDRKIKGVLTDRDLVVRALAEGKSLSTTAGELNQGEAVTVGADDPAEELFATMTQYQVKRLPVIDGQMLVGIVTIADAAKALSSPTVGQLTDALSTA is encoded by the coding sequence ATGACCGCTGTCCGCGAACTCATGACCAGGGACCCTGCCTGTGTCGAAACCGACCAGACATTGCAGGAGGCGGCGGAGATCATGAGCCGGCTGGGAGTGGGAGCCCTGCCCATCTGCGGTCCGGACCGCAAAATCAAAGGAGTGCTCACCGACCGGGACCTCGTGGTTCGGGCCCTGGCCGAGGGGAAGTCGCTCAGCACCACCGCCGGGGAACTCAACCAGGGAGAGGCGGTCACCGTGGGTGCCGACGATCCGGCCGAGGAGCTGTTCGCCACGATGACCCAGTACCAGGTGAAACGGCTGCCCGTCATCGACGGGCAGATGCTGGTGGGGATCGTGACGATCGCGGACGCCGCGAAGGCGCTTTCGTCTCCCACCGTCGGCCAGCTCACCGACGCGCTCTCCACCGCCTAG
- a CDS encoding SDR family oxidoreductase, whose product MRDSLRGRVALVAGATRGAGRAIAVELGSAGATVYLTGRSTCGNPSEVGRPETIEGTAERVRAAGGHGIPVRVDHLEPEEVRALVQRIDDEQGRLDVLVNDVWGSDHLFEFHRPLWEQSLDNGLRMLRLGIDTHAVTSHSALPLLSRTPGGLVVEITDGTSEYNAAYRSSAGFFFDLVKTAVQRMALAQAEELRPLGGTAVAVTPGWLRSEAMLDHFGVTEENWTDATAPHFCISESPVYVGRAVAALACDPEVGRWSGTTLSSGHLARVYGFTDADGSQPDAWRYIPEVEQAGEPADPTGYR is encoded by the coding sequence ATGCGTGACAGTCTGCGCGGCAGGGTCGCCCTGGTGGCCGGCGCCACCCGGGGAGCGGGACGCGCGATCGCCGTCGAGCTGGGAAGTGCGGGAGCGACCGTCTACCTCACCGGTCGCAGCACATGCGGGAACCCCTCCGAGGTAGGGCGCCCCGAGACCATCGAGGGGACGGCCGAACGCGTCCGCGCGGCCGGCGGGCACGGCATCCCCGTGCGCGTCGACCACCTGGAGCCCGAGGAGGTGCGCGCGCTGGTCCAGCGGATCGACGACGAGCAGGGCCGGCTCGACGTCCTCGTCAACGACGTCTGGGGCAGCGACCACCTTTTCGAGTTCCACCGGCCGCTGTGGGAACAGTCCCTGGACAACGGGCTGCGCATGCTACGGCTGGGCATCGACACGCACGCCGTCACCAGCCACAGCGCGCTGCCGCTGTTGAGCCGCACCCCCGGCGGGTTGGTGGTGGAGATAACCGACGGCACCAGCGAGTACAACGCCGCCTACCGCAGCTCCGCCGGTTTCTTCTTCGACCTCGTCAAGACGGCGGTGCAGCGGATGGCGCTCGCCCAGGCGGAGGAGCTCCGCCCGCTGGGAGGAACCGCCGTGGCGGTGACACCGGGCTGGTTGCGCTCCGAGGCGATGCTCGACCACTTCGGCGTCACCGAGGAGAACTGGACCGACGCGACCGCGCCGCACTTCTGCATCTCGGAGTCGCCGGTCTACGTCGGCCGGGCCGTTGCCGCGCTCGCGTGCGACCCCGAGGTGGGACGCTGGTCCGGGACGACCCTGTCCAGCGGCCATCTCGCCCGGGTGTACGGGTTCACCGACGCGGACGGCTCCCAGCCGGACGCCTGGCGCTACATTCCCGAGGTCGAGCAGGCGGGAGAGCCCGCCGACCCGACCGGCTACCGCTGA
- a CDS encoding ATP-binding cassette domain-containing protein, with product MSSTLPLDSARGPLNADGIGKNFDGYWLWEDLSFSLPPGTMTAITGQSGAGKTTLANCLGLLEPLSTGRLTYDDRRIDSLPRRAIAQLYRTTFGFMFQNFALVEQWTIKKNLAVALENKNLRGSTRRQRISDALHEVGLGGREQDPIHMLSGGEQQRVAFARLILHRPQIVVVDEPSASLDETNSATIIAMLRTLADGGAIVVISTHDTSVSSACDQLVDLADAAHGTEGSSPAPAL from the coding sequence ATGTCCTCAACGCTTCCGCTCGACTCGGCACGCGGGCCCCTCAACGCCGATGGCATCGGCAAGAACTTCGACGGCTACTGGCTCTGGGAAGACCTCAGCTTCTCGCTGCCCCCAGGGACAATGACGGCGATCACCGGTCAGAGCGGGGCAGGAAAGACCACTCTAGCGAATTGCCTCGGGCTGCTGGAGCCGTTGTCCACCGGTCGGCTCACCTACGACGACCGCCGCATCGACTCGCTGCCCCGGCGCGCGATCGCTCAGCTGTACCGCACCACGTTCGGCTTCATGTTCCAGAACTTCGCGCTCGTCGAACAATGGACGATCAAAAAGAACCTCGCAGTCGCGCTGGAAAACAAGAACCTGCGAGGCAGCACGCGGCGTCAGCGTATTTCGGATGCTCTGCACGAGGTCGGCCTCGGCGGTCGGGAACAAGACCCGATCCACATGTTGAGCGGTGGAGAGCAGCAGCGTGTAGCTTTCGCCCGCCTCATTCTCCACCGCCCTCAGATCGTCGTCGTCGACGAGCCCTCAGCGTCGCTGGATGAGACCAACTCGGCGACGATCATCGCAATGCTGCGCACACTTGCCGACGGCGGCGCGATCGTTGTGATCTCGACCCATGACACTTCCGTCTCATCCGCGTGTGACCAACTGGTCGACCTCGCGGACGCGGCGCATGGCACGGAAGGATCGTCCCCTGCGCCCGCTCTATGA
- a CDS encoding lactococcin 972 family bacteriocin, translated as MKKKNLRKVVLAGAIAFSLAPAGAALADTDYVGGGTWEHGTTGGSGGGTVYSNYHHSSEAHGSSVKNCDGVVDRSPTVSPGSWSNAQANAIKNCADQAYWRKP; from the coding sequence GTGAAAAAGAAAAACCTGAGGAAGGTAGTTCTGGCTGGTGCGATCGCGTTTTCGCTTGCTCCCGCAGGTGCGGCGCTTGCGGACACCGATTACGTAGGTGGTGGGACCTGGGAACACGGTACGACCGGAGGATCCGGAGGCGGAACCGTGTATTCGAACTACCACCACAGCAGTGAGGCCCACGGCTCATCAGTCAAGAACTGTGATGGGGTAGTGGACCGCAGTCCGACTGTCAGTCCGGGTAGCTGGTCAAACGCCCAGGCTAACGCGATCAAGAATTGCGCGGATCAAGCCTACTGGCGGAAACCTTGA
- a CDS encoding DUF397 domain-containing protein → MTGDIVEPVFHKSSYSANNVNCVEVAEGPVTAVRDTQNRDAGHLSFSATEWKAFLGELRSDRL, encoded by the coding sequence ATGACGGGTGACATCGTGGAACCGGTGTTCCACAAGTCCAGTTACAGTGCGAACAACGTGAACTGCGTCGAAGTTGCCGAAGGGCCGGTTACCGCAGTCCGCGACACCCAGAACCGGGACGCTGGTCACCTGTCGTTCTCCGCCACCGAGTGGAAGGCGTTCCTCGGCGAGCTTCGGTCCGACCGCCTGTAG
- a CDS encoding helix-turn-helix domain-containing protein: MSTRQVHSPTVRLRRLATELRRARHAAGYAQIADAASALGWSGPKLSRLEAAETRYIKSHDLDKVMDLYAITAQGERDALHALAREARQRGWWSRYRDVFEGNALPDFEAEASTIRTYEGLVVPGLLQTAEYTEEVFRGGQAHTDEIVERHVAARIERQQILHRQRPPHLWAVIDEAALRRRTADPRTMSDQIQHLLNLATRHNIDLQVLPFNAGMHAGLAGSFVIMEFPGPLDPAIVFNEHASGSLFIEEPDAVAEHAAVFNRVQAAALPAPRSLDYLRSIQTDIEGDNHDG; encoded by the coding sequence ATGTCTACCCGCCAAGTTCATAGCCCGACCGTGCGGCTTCGGCGTCTTGCCACCGAGCTGCGGCGTGCACGCCACGCAGCCGGATATGCGCAAATTGCCGATGCCGCCTCAGCGCTGGGGTGGTCAGGCCCCAAGCTCAGCCGTCTTGAGGCGGCGGAGACGCGCTACATCAAGTCGCATGACCTAGACAAGGTCATGGACCTGTACGCCATCACGGCCCAAGGCGAGCGTGATGCCCTGCACGCGCTCGCACGTGAGGCGCGTCAGCGAGGGTGGTGGAGTCGCTACCGCGATGTGTTCGAAGGAAACGCGTTGCCGGACTTCGAAGCGGAAGCATCCACCATCCGGACCTACGAAGGGTTGGTCGTACCTGGCCTATTGCAGACCGCCGAGTACACCGAAGAGGTCTTCCGGGGCGGGCAAGCACATACAGACGAGATTGTGGAACGCCACGTAGCGGCCCGCATCGAACGTCAGCAGATCCTGCACCGGCAGCGCCCGCCTCACCTGTGGGCCGTTATCGACGAAGCGGCACTGCGCAGGCGCACAGCAGATCCGCGTACCATGTCAGACCAGATTCAACATCTCCTGAACCTGGCAACGCGGCACAACATCGACCTGCAAGTGTTGCCATTCAATGCCGGAATGCATGCTGGTCTGGCGGGATCGTTCGTCATCATGGAATTCCCCGGGCCGCTGGATCCCGCCATCGTCTTCAACGAGCATGCCAGCGGTAGTCTGTTCATCGAGGAGCCGGACGCAGTGGCCGAACACGCTGCGGTATTCAATCGAGTGCAGGCGGCCGCTCTTCCAGCGCCCCGCTCGCTTGACTACCTGCGGAGTATCCAGACAGATATAGAAGGTGACAACCATGACGGGTGA
- a CDS encoding MerR family transcriptional regulator produces MSIPHTWPSPLLRPGDVAETFGVTTSTVNAWVRRGHLAPVLVTPDGHRRFLPDHIQDLLATTHQDGGGQS; encoded by the coding sequence GTGAGTATCCCCCACACTTGGCCCTCTCCGCTGCTGCGGCCCGGCGACGTCGCCGAGACCTTCGGGGTGACCACCTCGACCGTCAATGCCTGGGTACGGCGGGGCCACCTGGCCCCGGTCCTGGTCACCCCGGACGGGCACCGCCGCTTCCTTCCCGACCATATCCAGGACCTGTTGGCCACCACCCACCAGGATGGGGGTGGTCAGTCGTGA
- a CDS encoding DUF3180 domain-containing protein: MGDSDDNGQLPEGALRPTGWRMLLGLALVSGVVSYLVVDATYGSLPVLPWTAIPTLLVLAVGEGAAAVHTRRRIRRVPGTEPVEPLLVARLVALAKASSIFAALAVGVFGGMAAVLPERLAAPTAQADAITALGTAGAAVVLLVVALLLEYACRVPPQDGDGTNGTNGTDRSGGGGPR; the protein is encoded by the coding sequence ATGGGCGACAGCGACGACAACGGCCAGCTTCCCGAGGGCGCGCTGCGTCCCACCGGCTGGCGGATGCTGCTCGGCCTGGCTCTGGTCAGCGGCGTGGTCTCCTACCTGGTGGTGGACGCGACGTACGGGTCACTTCCGGTGCTGCCATGGACAGCGATCCCCACCCTGCTGGTGCTGGCGGTGGGTGAGGGGGCGGCGGCCGTGCACACGCGCCGCCGTATTCGTCGGGTTCCCGGCACCGAGCCGGTAGAGCCGCTGCTCGTGGCGCGCCTGGTGGCTCTGGCGAAGGCCAGCTCGATCTTCGCGGCACTGGCGGTGGGCGTGTTCGGCGGTATGGCGGCGGTGCTGCCGGAGCGCCTGGCGGCCCCGACCGCCCAGGCGGACGCCATCACGGCACTGGGCACCGCCGGGGCGGCGGTGGTGCTGCTGGTGGTGGCGCTGCTGCTGGAGTACGCCTGCCGCGTGCCACCGCAGGACGGTGACGGCACCAACGGCACGAACGGCACGGACAGGTCCGGCGGGGGCGGGCCCCGCTAG
- the folK gene encoding 2-amino-4-hydroxy-6-hydroxymethyldihydropteridine diphosphokinase, whose translation MTTWSTPRRVVLSLGSNLGERMQNLQGAVDALFDASGLRLVGLSPVYETAPVGGPEQEAFLNAVVVVDTALDPDTVLERAQNVEDAFHRVREVRWGPRSLDVDIIDAGGEQRDDPALTLPHPQAHTRAFVLQPWSDVDPDAEIPGKGPVRDLLAALTGQELHRRDDLVLQVPD comes from the coding sequence ATGACGACATGGAGCACCCCGCGGCGGGTCGTCCTGTCGCTGGGCAGCAACCTCGGGGAACGGATGCAGAACCTGCAGGGGGCGGTGGACGCGCTGTTCGACGCCTCCGGGCTGCGGCTCGTGGGGCTGTCGCCGGTGTACGAGACGGCTCCCGTCGGCGGCCCCGAACAGGAGGCGTTCCTGAACGCGGTCGTCGTGGTGGACACGGCGCTGGACCCGGACACGGTACTGGAACGCGCCCAGAACGTGGAGGACGCCTTCCACCGGGTGCGGGAGGTGCGGTGGGGACCGCGCAGTCTGGACGTGGACATCATCGACGCCGGCGGGGAGCAGCGGGACGACCCGGCACTCACCCTGCCACACCCCCAGGCGCACACGCGGGCGTTCGTGCTGCAGCCGTGGTCCGATGTGGACCCGGACGCGGAGATCCCCGGAAAGGGGCCGGTGCGGGACCTGCTGGCGGCGCTCACCGGCCAGGAGCTGCACCGCCGGGACGATCTCGTGTTGCAGGTGCCGGACTGA
- the folB gene encoding dihydroneopterin aldolase: MTGALDRIAVRGLRAYGYHGVFPDERRHGQEFVVDVVLGTDVAEAARTDDVGHTVHYGHLSQRLVAAVEGEPVDLVETLAERLAGVCLAEERVREVEVTVHKPDAPIPHEFTDVTVTILRKARG; the protein is encoded by the coding sequence GTGACCGGCGCGCTGGACCGTATCGCGGTGCGCGGGCTGCGTGCCTACGGCTACCACGGGGTTTTCCCGGACGAACGGCGCCACGGGCAGGAGTTTGTGGTGGACGTGGTGCTGGGAACCGACGTCGCCGAGGCGGCCCGCACCGACGATGTGGGCCACACCGTGCACTACGGGCACCTCAGCCAGCGGCTGGTCGCGGCGGTGGAGGGAGAGCCGGTCGACCTCGTCGAAACACTCGCGGAACGGCTCGCCGGGGTCTGCCTGGCCGAGGAGCGGGTGCGGGAGGTCGAGGTCACGGTGCACAAACCCGACGCTCCCATCCCGCACGAGTTCACCGATGTGACCGTCACGATTCTGCGAAAGGCGCGAGGATGA
- a CDS encoding nuclear transport factor 2 family protein: MKSQNEAMERVSEANTQFYSAIENGDIDLMRRVWAEDEDAADLVCVNPGWPLLRGRDEIMRAWSLIMANVPYIQYVLTDTTVGMMGDVAVVTCSENVLTAEEDTPGFIAGGQVVATNMFVHTSQGWRLWSHHASPVMVEEDADTDEAGDVE, from the coding sequence GTGAAGTCCCAGAACGAAGCCATGGAACGGGTGTCCGAAGCCAACACCCAGTTCTACTCGGCGATAGAGAACGGCGACATCGACCTGATGCGCCGCGTGTGGGCCGAGGACGAGGACGCCGCCGACCTGGTGTGCGTGAACCCGGGATGGCCGCTGCTGCGCGGTCGGGACGAGATCATGCGGGCCTGGAGCCTGATCATGGCGAACGTCCCCTACATCCAGTACGTCCTCACTGACACCACCGTCGGGATGATGGGCGACGTCGCCGTGGTCACCTGCTCGGAGAACGTCCTAACCGCCGAGGAGGACACTCCGGGATTCATCGCGGGCGGCCAGGTGGTGGCGACGAACATGTTCGTCCACACGAGTCAGGGGTGGCGCCTGTGGTCGCACCACGCCTCCCCGGTGATGGTGGAGGAGGACGCCGACACCGACGAGGCGGGAGACGTGGAGTGA